Within the Thermovirga sp. genome, the region GGCCTTCATTATGTCCATCTCCAGGTCCGCGACGGCGTCGCCGTGGAAGTTGTTGCCATTGGTGAGATCCTTGATCTCGCCCTTCTCCAGGTCGACCTCAAGTTCGTCGCCGTCCTTGATCTTGCCGTCCTTGATGGCCTGGCTCAGGCCGTTCACGAAGAGGACCGGGTACCCGTTGTTTATGGCGTTGCGATAGTAGATGCGAGAGAAGGATTCCGCCAGGACGACGGGGATGCCGGCGTACTTCAGGCAGTAGACGGCGTGCTCACGGGAGGAGCCGCAGCCGAAGTTCGTGCCCGCTACGATGAAGTCCCCTTCCTTTACCTCTTTCGCGAAGTGCTCCTTGCCGGGGTAGTACTCGAAGGAGTACTGGGGCATCTTCTTCGGGTCGGTCTCGGCCAGGTACTTGTTGTGGTAGATGAGGTCGGTGTCGACATCATCCTCGAACACCCAGGCTCTTCCGCGAAGGATCGTCTTATCCATTCTTTCCCAACCTCCTTATCCGAGGATATCCCTGGGATCAGTGATCTTGCCGCGCACGGCGGTGGCCATGGCGGTCATGGGGCTTGCCAGGTAGGTGTGGCTCCCCTTGCCGACCTTGCCTATGAAGTTCCGGTTCGTCGTGGACATGCCCACGTCGCCGCTGGGCAGGGCGCCGTAGTGCTCGGCGGTGCAGAGCGCGCAGGTCGGGTTGGTGAAGATCACCCCTGCCTCGAGGAACTTCTGGATGTACCCGGCCTTGGCGCACTCCAGCATGACCTCCCGGGTGGCCGGTGTCACGATGGCCCGCATGCCCGGGGCTACCTTGAAGCCGCCCGCCTTGAGGACCTCGAAAGCGGCCGTGATGTCCTCGAAACGGCCGTTGGAGCAGGAACCTATGTGGACCTGGTCCACGTGCTCTCCGGCGACCTCCCGAACCTTTTTCACGTTGTCCGGCGCGTCGGGGCAGGATGTCATCGGCTCGAGGCCGTCGACGTTGAACTCCAGTTCCTTGACGTAAACGGCGTCCGGGTCGGCCGCCAGGGTCTTGACCCTGTCCAGTACCTCGTCGCCGGCCCTGTCGACCAGCCAGTCCAGGACCTCGCCGTTGGGCATGATGAGGCCCACCTTGCCGCTCATCTCGGTGACCATGGAGCAGAGAGTTATCCTCTCCGCCAGGGACGCCTTTTCGATGGTCTCGCCGTAGAACTCGGTGGCCAGGAAGAACATGCCGTCGGCTCCCAGGGTTCCCACGATGTGGGTCAGCAGGTCGCGCATACAGACGCCCTTCGCGAACTTGCCCGTGACGGTGATCTTCATCGTTTCGGGCACGCGAAACCAGTTGGTCCCTTCGAACCAGGAGGCCACTATGTCGGTGTTCCCCACGCCGGTGGCGAAGGCGCCCACCCCGCCGAGGAGATTCATGTGGCTGTCGGTGCCAAGGATCACGTCGCCGGGCTTCACTAGGCCGTTCTCGAGCAGGACGTGCTGGCCGATGCCCCAGTCCACGTCGAAGACCTTCTTGATGCCCTGCTTTTTGGCGAATTCTCGAATGATCTTCTGGTTGTTGGATACCTTTTCCGAGTGGGACGGTGCCTGGAGGTCGAAGGTGAAGGCCACCTTGTCGGGGTTCCAGACCTTTCCTTTTTTATCGGTTACTTCCTCGAACTGCAGCACGCAGTTAGCTCCGCCGAAGTCGCGAGCCGTCGACAGGTCGATGTTGCACCAGACCCTCTCGCCGACCTTTACTTCTCGGCCGGCTGCCCGCTCGATGGACTTCTCGATCATCGTTTTACCCATGGGTCACGCACCTCCCGTTGATAGATCGTTCCGGCTAGAGAAGTCCCAGGAACGACTTGATGGTCTCGAAGTTGATGAAATCGCACTTGTTGATGACCACCGCCTCGGGGCAGCGGTATCCGCCGTCGCCCTCCTTGGCGTGGACGGCGATGCAGTGGCATATCCTGGTGGGTATGCCGTTACGCATGGCCAGCCCGACGCCGGAGAAAGGATGCCGGAGGTCCTTGCCCATCGGGGACTTCACGATCTTGCCGTCCTTCTTCTCGTATTCCACGAGTTTGCCCACATCGTGGAGGATGGCGCCGGCGATGAGCGTGTCGTGGTCCAGCTTGAAGCCGCCGTTGTCCTTGTAGAGTGGGTTGTAC harbors:
- the leuD gene encoding 3-isopropylmalate dehydratase small subunit (catalyzes the isomerization between 2-isopropylmalate and 3-isopropylmalate in leucine biosynthesis) — translated: MDKTILRGRAWVFEDDVDTDLIYHNKYLAETDPKKMPQYSFEYYPGKEHFAKEVKEGDFIVAGTNFGCGSSREHAVYCLKYAGIPVVLAESFSRIYYRNAINNGYPVLFVNGLSQAIKDGKIKDGDELEVDLEKGEIKDLTNGNNFHGDAVADLEMDIMKAGGLIEYLKEKAVSK
- a CDS encoding 3-isopropylmalate dehydratase large subunit; translated protein: MGKTMIEKSIERAAGREVKVGERVWCNIDLSTARDFGGANCVLQFEEVTDKKGKVWNPDKVAFTFDLQAPSHSEKVSNNQKIIREFAKKQGIKKVFDVDWGIGQHVLLENGLVKPGDVILGTDSHMNLLGGVGAFATGVGNTDIVASWFEGTNWFRVPETMKITVTGKFAKGVCMRDLLTHIVGTLGADGMFFLATEFYGETIEKASLAERITLCSMVTEMSGKVGLIMPNGEVLDWLVDRAGDEVLDRVKTLAADPDAVYVKELEFNVDGLEPMTSCPDAPDNVKKVREVAGEHVDQVHIGSCSNGRFEDITAAFEVLKAGGFKVAPGMRAIVTPATREVMLECAKAGYIQKFLEAGVIFTNPTCALCTAEHYGALPSGDVGMSTTNRNFIGKVGKGSHTYLASPMTAMATAVRGKITDPRDILG
- a CDS encoding HD domain-containing protein, encoding DWVQDKDLREKVISTMEDALKTGGWEPEDMEKIPFTLLIPDCPASLNVHNRGVTRMAKAIYDEYNPLYKDNGGFKLDHDTLIAGAILHDVGKLVEYEKKDGKIVKSPMGKDLRHPFSGVGLAMRNGIPTRICHCIAVHAKEGDGGYRCPEAVVINKCDFINFETIKSFLGLL